One region of Mucilaginibacter sp. 14171R-50 genomic DNA includes:
- a CDS encoding DUF4407 domain-containing protein: MKKITRFFWFCSGAHVDTLKKYPIEHNKYVGIGATIFFTALFASLSGGYAMYFVFSGNAFAVGFAILFGLIWGTAIFNMDRYIVSSINKEGSMNSQILQATPRILLAIMIGVVISRPLELKIFDKEIRTKLKTAYLKGQHSKIDTLQKTYQQKYAQELGKNNELKKEKDSLERDINRSRYQLNQEVFGDKTNQTSGVVGYGTYAKQKAQVLQEKEDRLKTVRDNLGKMDQYLSQRKDYEGVNSTRLFSEKQLDSLANVAGFADRNWALGQLSFNVDGTRDLDTYMAISFIGYLFILFECLPVFVKLMSPKGPYDAAIAKVAEANIYYADKDKERDIAVTDSTYDHNLDVDIARRKQIITGQSEFDLGRHSYE, from the coding sequence ATGAAGAAAATAACCCGTTTTTTTTGGTTTTGCTCGGGCGCGCATGTCGACACACTGAAAAAATACCCTATAGAACATAACAAGTATGTTGGCATTGGGGCCACCATATTTTTCACCGCCCTGTTTGCATCCCTATCCGGCGGATACGCCATGTATTTTGTATTCAGCGGCAATGCGTTTGCCGTTGGCTTTGCCATTTTATTTGGCCTTATATGGGGTACGGCCATTTTTAATATGGACAGGTATATCGTATCCAGCATCAACAAAGAGGGCAGCATGAACAGCCAGATATTGCAGGCAACGCCCCGTATTTTGCTGGCTATCATGATCGGCGTGGTAATATCACGCCCGCTGGAGCTTAAAATATTTGATAAAGAGATACGCACTAAACTAAAAACCGCTTACCTGAAAGGCCAGCATAGCAAGATAGATACCCTTCAAAAAACCTATCAGCAAAAATACGCCCAGGAGTTGGGTAAGAACAACGAACTTAAAAAGGAAAAGGACTCGCTTGAGCGCGATATCAATCGCTCGCGGTACCAGCTTAACCAGGAAGTATTCGGTGATAAAACCAATCAAACATCGGGGGTAGTGGGTTATGGCACTTATGCCAAGCAAAAAGCCCAGGTACTGCAGGAAAAAGAAGACCGTTTAAAAACCGTAAGGGATAACCTGGGTAAGATGGATCAGTATCTGAGCCAGCGTAAAGATTACGAAGGCGTAAACTCCACCCGCCTCTTCAGCGAGAAGCAACTTGACAGCCTGGCTAACGTGGCGGGCTTTGCCGACCGCAACTGGGCGCTTGGTCAGTTATCATTTAATGTGGACGGCACACGCGACCTGGATACTTACATGGCCATATCCTTTATTGGGTACCTGTTTATTTTGTTTGAATGCCTGCCCGTGTTTGTTAAACTGATGTCGCCCAAAGGGCCTTATGATGCTGCCATCGCTAAAGTTGCTGAGGCAAATATTTACTATGCGGATAAAGATAAAGAGCGCGACATAGCCGTAACCGATAGCACTTACGACCATAACCTGGATGTTGACATAGCGCGCCGAAAACAGATCATCACAGGGCAATCAGAGTTTGATCTGGGCAGGCATAGTTACGAATAG
- the modB gene encoding molybdate ABC transporter permease subunit: MDQSPIWLSIKLAAITTLILLLAGLPLAWWLSKKRSLFKIITEAIITMPLVLPPSVLGFYLLLMFSPQRGVGLWLQQTFNVQFVFSFPGLVIASVIYSMPFMISPVKSAFQQLPASLSQASYTLGKTHWQTLWHVLLPNIKPSLLTAAVLTFAHTLGEFGVVLMIGGNIPGVTRVASIAVYDSVEQMNYNAANNYSLILFAITFAMVLSVFIYNKYQAKSPLE, from the coding sequence ATGGACCAATCGCCCATTTGGCTTTCAATTAAATTAGCAGCCATTACCACGCTAATATTGCTGCTTGCTGGCCTGCCATTGGCGTGGTGGCTGTCAAAAAAGCGGTCGTTGTTTAAAATTATTACCGAGGCTATTATTACCATGCCACTGGTGTTGCCTCCGTCTGTCCTGGGTTTTTATCTGCTGTTAATGTTCAGTCCGCAGCGCGGAGTAGGGCTTTGGCTGCAGCAAACGTTTAATGTGCAGTTTGTATTTTCGTTCCCGGGGCTTGTAATTGCTTCAGTAATATACAGCATGCCGTTTATGATAAGCCCAGTTAAATCGGCCTTTCAACAGCTTCCGGCCTCGCTGTCACAAGCATCGTACACGCTTGGAAAAACGCACTGGCAAACCCTATGGCATGTGTTACTCCCCAACATCAAGCCATCTTTGCTTACCGCGGCAGTGCTTACGTTTGCACACACCCTGGGCGAGTTTGGTGTAGTGCTGATGATAGGCGGCAACATTCCAGGGGTTACCCGTGTCGCGTCTATTGCGGTATACGATTCGGTAGAGCAAATGAACTATAACGCTGCCAATAACTATTCGCTGATACTGTTTGCTATTACTTTTGCGATGGTATTAAGCGTATTTATTTACAATAAGTACCAGGCCAAAAGTCCGTTAGAATGA
- a CDS encoding response regulator transcription factor translates to MSTIPVAIVDDKTLLREALFNNLSYYNEISIVLQACDGSDFLDGLKALNPTERPQVVLMDIEMPVMDGIEAVSIAKDLYPDMHFLMLTVFDDDDKLFEAIKAGASGYLLKDEKVANIVKAVAEIVHEGGVPMSPRIARKALALLRTVPEARQAAAKEEETIAGEHALSTREMEILSRVVDGLNYQEIGERLFISPHTVRKHIANIYDKLHVSNKASAIKVATSKKWF, encoded by the coding sequence ATGAGCACTATACCGGTAGCTATTGTTGATGACAAAACACTGCTTCGCGAGGCCTTATTCAATAACCTTTCGTACTATAACGAGATAAGTATAGTGTTGCAAGCTTGCGATGGTTCCGATTTTTTAGATGGATTAAAAGCGCTGAACCCGACAGAGCGCCCGCAAGTAGTACTTATGGATATAGAGATGCCTGTGATGGATGGCATTGAGGCCGTTAGCATTGCCAAAGACCTTTATCCTGACATGCATTTTTTAATGCTTACTGTTTTTGATGATGACGATAAGCTTTTTGAGGCCATTAAGGCAGGAGCAAGCGGTTATTTACTTAAAGATGAAAAGGTAGCTAACATAGTTAAGGCAGTTGCCGAAATTGTGCACGAAGGCGGAGTTCCAATGTCGCCACGGATAGCCCGCAAGGCCCTCGCCCTGTTAAGAACGGTGCCCGAGGCAAGACAAGCCGCTGCAAAAGAAGAGGAGACTATTGCCGGTGAACATGCCCTTTCGACCCGCGAAATGGAAATATTAAGCCGCGTTGTTGATGGATTAAATTATCAGGAAATAGGCGAGCGCTTATTTATAAGCCCGCATACCGTACGTAAGCATATCGCTAACATTTATGATAAGCTGCACGTATCCAACAAGGCATCGGCCATAAAGGTGGCTACCAGTAAAAAATGGTTTTAA
- a CDS encoding M61 family metallopeptidase translates to MKKIILLATTALFAVAANAQPKVRKAISYAVSFPNAAHHEAEITMTIPDPSALAFRVRMSRSSPGRYATHEFGKNVYNVKATDLSGKAVGIKQVEGDVYEVGGHKGTVKISYTLFGNHTDGTYVGIDASHAHLNMPASFMWVIGMADRPVKFQFNDLDKYGWKVATQLKHETGNVYSAPDLQYMMDSPTELSAVNVSSWEVVNTNGKKQKMSIAVHSDDDQATIDNFAKMVQKVVLEEKAVFGEQPDYDYGSYTFLDDVHPNNFGDGMEHRNSTCIVDRSEKVAGNENNLLGTYSHEFFHSWNVERIRPKSLEPFNFEHANMSNELWFAEGFTQYYGELILARAGFNSVDDYTGTIAGLVNSVLAPPAPAKYPPTQMSRYAVFTDAGVAVDATNYANIFTSYYVYGGATALALDLRLRSEFKITLDDYMRQVWLAFGKTGKPYTIPDLQAVLGKVTNPKFAASFFADYIYGVKKNNYEALLANAGLLMRKAAPGKGWMGRIQARAGNGGLLIMSSTASNSPVYKAGLDANDTILQMDGKDVKELAAINDIIKDKKPGDKVSVNYKNRSGNHQTIIILEESPAIEVITFEKAGKELSQQQKDFRSSWLSSKVN, encoded by the coding sequence ATGAAAAAAATAATACTACTGGCGACTACTGCGCTATTTGCGGTTGCGGCTAACGCTCAACCCAAGGTACGTAAGGCAATTTCCTACGCAGTTTCTTTCCCGAACGCGGCCCATCATGAGGCTGAAATCACCATGACCATACCCGATCCGTCTGCATTGGCATTTAGGGTTAGGATGAGCCGCTCATCACCCGGCCGTTATGCTACGCACGAATTTGGCAAGAACGTCTACAATGTAAAAGCAACCGATTTAAGCGGTAAGGCCGTAGGAATTAAACAGGTGGAAGGGGATGTTTATGAAGTTGGCGGTCATAAAGGCACTGTAAAAATAAGCTACACCCTTTTTGGTAACCATACAGATGGCACCTATGTAGGCATTGATGCAAGCCATGCCCACCTGAACATGCCCGCAAGCTTTATGTGGGTTATAGGCATGGCCGACAGGCCTGTTAAATTTCAGTTTAACGATCTTGACAAATATGGGTGGAAGGTAGCCACGCAGTTGAAGCACGAAACCGGCAATGTTTACAGCGCACCCGATCTGCAATACATGATGGATAGCCCTACCGAGCTTTCAGCGGTTAACGTTAGTAGTTGGGAGGTAGTGAATACCAACGGGAAAAAACAAAAAATGAGCATTGCCGTACACTCTGATGACGACCAGGCAACCATAGACAATTTTGCCAAGATGGTGCAAAAGGTTGTGCTGGAAGAAAAGGCGGTATTTGGCGAACAGCCCGATTATGATTACGGCAGCTATACTTTCCTCGACGATGTGCACCCTAACAATTTTGGCGACGGGATGGAACACCGCAATTCTACCTGTATTGTCGACAGGTCAGAAAAGGTAGCAGGTAACGAGAATAATCTTTTAGGCACCTACTCGCACGAATTTTTCCATAGCTGGAACGTAGAGCGCATTCGCCCCAAATCATTAGAGCCATTTAACTTTGAGCATGCCAACATGAGCAACGAGCTTTGGTTTGCCGAAGGGTTTACCCAATACTACGGTGAACTGATATTGGCGCGCGCCGGCTTTAATTCGGTTGATGACTATACTGGTACAATAGCCGGTTTGGTTAATTCGGTATTGGCGCCCCCGGCGCCGGCCAAATACCCGCCAACGCAAATGAGCCGTTACGCGGTGTTTACAGATGCGGGTGTAGCGGTAGATGCAACCAATTATGCCAATATTTTCACCAGTTATTATGTGTACGGCGGTGCTACCGCACTGGCGCTTGATCTGCGTCTGCGCAGCGAATTTAAGATCACCCTTGACGATTATATGCGCCAGGTTTGGCTGGCTTTTGGTAAAACCGGTAAGCCGTACACCATCCCCGACTTGCAAGCTGTATTAGGCAAAGTAACCAACCCAAAATTTGCAGCCTCATTTTTTGCTGATTATATATACGGCGTTAAAAAGAACAATTACGAAGCTTTGCTGGCAAATGCGGGGCTGCTAATGCGTAAAGCCGCACCCGGTAAAGGCTGGATGGGCCGTATCCAGGCCCGCGCGGGCAACGGCGGATTGCTGATCATGAGCTCGACCGCATCAAATAGCCCTGTTTATAAGGCCGGTTTAGACGCCAACGACACTATTTTGCAAATGGATGGAAAAGATGTAAAAGAACTTGCAGCCATAAACGACATTATTAAAGATAAAAAGCCTGGCGATAAGGTAAGCGTTAACTATAAAAACCGCAGCGGCAACCACCAAACAATAATAATTTTAGAAGAAAGCCCGGCGATAGAGGTGATAACCTTTGAAAAAGCCGGTAAAGAATTATCTCAGCAGCAAAAAGATTTCCGCAGCAGCTGGTTATCATCAAAAGTAAATTAG
- a CDS encoding glycoside hydrolase family 5 protein, with the protein MKKLIAMVLLTTAAMAGAFAQAPKFISVKGKEVIGVDGKPFLMRGTNLGNWLVPEGYMFKFKKINSQRLINEALTELVGPEEMKVFWRKFQDTYITEADIQFLKASGMNSIRIPFNYKLFTYEDYMGQNNPNRGFELLDRVIGWCKKAKLYVILDMHCAPGGQTGDNIDDGNGYPFLFTSAASRKLTADIWRKIASHYKNETIIMGYDLLNEPIAHYFDVKALNPHLEPTFKQITAAVRSVDKNHIVFIGGAQWDSNFKPFGKPFDSKSVYTFHKYWTDVKQDVIQEYMDFRDKYNVPIYVGETGENTDEWVRDFRILCEKNRIGWHYWPYKKLDNLQGIASFNVPEGYNEIIDYTEKPRGSFEEIRKAAPADREKIKRALYGFLENCKFVNCSPNKGYIEALGLKVPAK; encoded by the coding sequence ATGAAAAAACTTATCGCGATGGTGCTGCTAACAACCGCAGCAATGGCCGGCGCATTTGCACAGGCACCAAAATTTATCAGTGTAAAAGGCAAGGAGGTTATAGGGGTTGATGGTAAGCCTTTTTTAATGCGTGGTACCAATTTGGGAAACTGGCTTGTGCCCGAAGGCTACATGTTTAAATTTAAAAAGATCAATTCGCAACGCTTGATAAACGAGGCGCTTACCGAGTTGGTGGGTCCGGAAGAGATGAAGGTGTTTTGGCGTAAATTTCAGGACACCTATATTACCGAGGCCGATATCCAGTTTTTGAAAGCGTCGGGCATGAACTCCATCCGTATACCTTTCAATTATAAACTTTTTACCTACGAGGATTATATGGGCCAGAATAACCCAAACCGTGGTTTCGAGCTGTTGGACAGGGTGATCGGCTGGTGTAAAAAAGCAAAGCTATATGTAATATTGGATATGCATTGTGCCCCTGGCGGCCAAACCGGCGATAATATCGACGATGGTAACGGTTACCCTTTCTTGTTTACCAGCGCGGCAAGCAGGAAGCTTACAGCAGATATATGGCGTAAAATAGCCAGCCATTATAAAAACGAAACCATTATAATGGGTTACGATCTGCTGAACGAGCCGATTGCTCATTACTTCGATGTAAAAGCGCTTAACCCACATTTAGAGCCAACCTTTAAGCAAATAACCGCGGCGGTGCGTTCGGTTGATAAAAATCACATTGTATTCATCGGCGGCGCGCAGTGGGATAGTAATTTTAAACCGTTCGGCAAGCCGTTCGATAGCAAAAGCGTTTACACTTTTCACAAATACTGGACGGATGTAAAGCAGGATGTGATACAGGAATACATGGACTTTCGTGATAAATACAATGTGCCGATCTACGTGGGAGAAACCGGCGAAAACACCGACGAGTGGGTAAGGGATTTTCGGATCCTTTGCGAAAAGAACCGCATTGGCTGGCATTACTGGCCATATAAAAAACTGGACAACCTACAGGGCATAGCCAGCTTTAATGTGCCCGAAGGCTATAACGAAATAATTGACTATACCGAAAAACCACGCGGCAGTTTTGAAGAAATACGAAAAGCCGCCCCTGCCGATAGGGAAAAAATAAAGAGAGCACTATATGGATTTTTGGAGAATTGCAAGTTTGTTAACTGCAGCCCTAATAAAGGATATATAGAGGCGCTCGGCTTAAAGGTGCCGGCAAAGTAA
- a CDS encoding ATP-binding cassette domain-containing protein, with protein sequence MITIDIEKKLRAYNGLYVLRIKKQFIPGGITRITGPSGAGKSTMLKMIAGLISPDNGTIKANGVIWFDAATNINLPPQQRQIGFVFQDYALFPNMTVRQHLEYATDDHIWIDRLLKIGGLDVFIHQKPHQLSGGQQQRLAILRALAIKPKLLLMDEPFSALDITMKAALITTLQVLFAELEATVLIVSHNPQELDGISGDEVDIA encoded by the coding sequence ATGATAACTATAGATATTGAGAAAAAGCTAAGGGCATATAACGGCTTGTATGTGCTGCGAATAAAAAAGCAATTTATTCCGGGCGGCATTACCCGTATAACCGGCCCGTCGGGTGCGGGAAAATCCACCATGTTAAAAATGATCGCAGGTCTGATATCGCCAGATAACGGCACCATTAAAGCAAACGGCGTTATTTGGTTTGATGCCGCAACCAATATAAATTTACCTCCGCAGCAGCGTCAGATCGGTTTTGTTTTTCAGGATTACGCGCTGTTTCCGAACATGACGGTAAGACAGCACCTGGAGTATGCTACCGATGATCATATATGGATAGACCGATTACTCAAAATAGGTGGGCTGGATGTATTTATCCACCAAAAACCCCATCAGCTATCCGGCGGGCAACAGCAGCGCCTGGCTATTTTGCGTGCGCTGGCCATAAAGCCTAAACTATTGCTGATGGACGAACCCTTTTCAGCATTAGATATCACCATGAAAGCGGCTTTGATAACAACACTTCAAGTGCTGTTTGCCGAACTTGAAGCAACTGTGTTGATAGTTAGCCATAACCCGCAGGAGTTAGACGGCATCAGCGGAGATGAAGTGGATATAGCTTAA
- the modA gene encoding molybdate ABC transporter substrate-binding protein, whose product MIKLFTKTFSIFFIITCFFDTADAQTIKVAIAANLQPVIKALKNDFKLRTKIDLEVISGSSGNLSAQIRNGAPYDVFLSADSNFPQTLRRDGLAAKAPAVYAQGVLIICSAQNLDLTNWNNLLMTNTIKKIAVGNPAIAPYGKAAQQALTKAGVYSKVNGKMVFGESISQVNTYITTGAVQVGFTTLSLIKDAANKQQLFYRLVNPADYAPIQQSMVLLKRAEKNTAAEKFYQYILSAPAKAIFNAYGYHTQ is encoded by the coding sequence ATGATAAAACTATTCACTAAAACGTTTTCGATTTTTTTCATCATTACGTGTTTTTTTGATACGGCCGACGCGCAAACAATAAAGGTAGCTATAGCAGCAAACCTGCAGCCGGTGATAAAGGCGCTGAAAAACGATTTTAAGTTGAGGACAAAAATTGATCTCGAGGTGATATCCGGCTCTTCCGGCAATCTTTCGGCACAGATACGCAACGGCGCACCTTACGATGTGTTCCTATCGGCCGACAGTAATTTCCCGCAAACGTTACGGCGTGATGGCCTTGCCGCAAAGGCCCCGGCCGTTTATGCACAAGGTGTGCTTATAATATGCAGCGCTCAAAATTTAGACCTTACAAACTGGAATAACCTGTTGATGACAAATACTATAAAAAAAATAGCTGTTGGCAACCCCGCCATTGCACCATACGGCAAAGCCGCACAGCAGGCGCTTACCAAAGCAGGTGTTTATAGTAAGGTGAACGGCAAGATGGTGTTTGGAGAAAGCATCTCGCAGGTAAATACTTACATAACCACGGGAGCGGTACAAGTTGGGTTTACCACGCTATCGCTGATAAAAGACGCCGCGAATAAGCAACAACTATTTTACAGACTGGTAAATCCGGCAGACTACGCGCCAATACAACAGTCCATGGTACTGTTAAAGCGTGCCGAAAAAAATACTGCCGCCGAAAAATTTTACCAATATATATTAAGCGCCCCTGCAAAGGCCATTTTTAACGCTTACGGTTATCATACACAATAA
- a CDS encoding glycoside hydrolase family 43 protein, whose amino-acid sequence MKKIYLLLLLPAALLQAAYAQQPVKKTSGNPIAQGWYADPEATIFGKQYWVYPTYSAPYNQQVHFDAFSSPDLVNWTKHENVLDSSNVKWAKRAMWAPAIVQKDGKYYFFFGANDIQSDKEYGGIGVAVADKPEGPFKDYLGKPLIDKIVNGAQPIDQFVFKDTDGQYYIIYGGWGHCNIAKLKDDFTGIEPAADGKMFKEITPEGYVEGPIMFIRKGKYYFMWSEGGWTGPDYRVAYAVGNSINGPFKKIGVVLKQDPAVATGAGHHSVIKVPGKDEWYIVYHRRPLTETNGNHRVTCIDKMTFDKDGLINPVKITNEGVTANVIK is encoded by the coding sequence ATGAAAAAGATATATTTATTATTACTGCTACCCGCCGCTTTATTGCAGGCGGCCTACGCCCAGCAGCCAGTTAAAAAAACATCAGGTAACCCCATAGCGCAAGGCTGGTATGCCGACCCGGAAGCCACCATTTTTGGTAAACAATACTGGGTTTATCCTACGTATTCGGCGCCGTACAACCAGCAGGTACATTTTGATGCTTTTTCATCGCCCGACCTGGTGAACTGGACCAAACATGAGAACGTGCTGGATTCGTCAAACGTAAAGTGGGCTAAACGGGCCATGTGGGCCCCGGCCATTGTACAGAAGGATGGAAAATATTATTTCTTTTTCGGCGCAAATGATATACAAAGCGATAAAGAATACGGCGGTATTGGCGTAGCCGTTGCCGATAAGCCCGAAGGGCCATTTAAAGATTACCTGGGTAAGCCGCTTATTGATAAAATAGTTAACGGGGCACAACCCATAGACCAGTTTGTATTTAAAGATACCGACGGGCAGTACTATATTATTTACGGCGGCTGGGGCCATTGCAACATCGCCAAGTTAAAAGACGACTTTACGGGCATTGAACCCGCCGCCGACGGAAAGATGTTTAAGGAAATTACGCCAGAGGGGTATGTAGAGGGACCGATTATGTTTATCCGCAAGGGCAAATATTACTTTATGTGGAGCGAGGGCGGCTGGACCGGCCCCGATTACCGCGTTGCTTATGCGGTTGGTAACAGTATAAACGGACCGTTCAAAAAAATCGGTGTTGTGTTAAAACAAGATCCTGCTGTGGCTACGGGCGCGGGCCACCACTCGGTTATTAAAGTGCCTGGTAAAGACGAATGGTATATTGTTTATCATCGCCGCCCCCTTACCGAAACCAATGGCAACCACAGGGTAACGTGTATAGATAAAATGACCTTTGATAAAGACGGCTTGATTAACCCGGTCAAAATTACAAACGAGGGAGTAACAGCTAACGTTATAAAATAA
- a CDS encoding S41 family peptidase → MRHVLITGFLFTVLTISALAQQQEAPLTLQQKDEAIDSIVKTIKTRYIFPDVALKVEKYLRNRQAKNAYNAITGGNQFAQVLTQDMQVAGNDKHLWAAYTPEELPVEKPRELMSIPDEERAGLAEMFQRTNYGIDKLDILKGNIGYLSFNTLISPEFAGEVYDAMMLYVAHTEALIIDLRKCGGSMSPDAVPYFCSYFFQSPVHLNDTYFGKDAKLTQSWTYAHVNGRKYLNKPIYILTSRSTFSGAEEMAYDLQALKRATVVGQPTGGGANPGGIVRLTGHFRMFVPVGKVVNPITKSNWEHVGVQPDTVINARLALQKAQELAMLSSIKAANDDRWKGALKDWMAEVVASAPKLKPVTFELQGFENAKEVYVAGSFNDWDQHASQMLRKGNKWVVVTETEQGKTTYKFIVDGKWISDPGNAQTEGPNGDSVIVVE, encoded by the coding sequence ATGAGACATGTACTTATCACCGGATTTTTGTTTACCGTATTAACCATAAGCGCTTTAGCGCAACAACAGGAGGCGCCCCTAACGCTTCAACAAAAAGATGAGGCCATAGACAGCATCGTAAAGACTATCAAAACACGTTATATATTTCCTGATGTCGCACTAAAAGTGGAGAAATACTTGCGTAACAGGCAGGCCAAGAACGCTTATAACGCCATTACAGGCGGCAATCAGTTTGCGCAGGTATTAACACAGGATATGCAGGTCGCAGGTAACGATAAACACTTGTGGGCTGCATACACGCCAGAAGAATTGCCTGTTGAAAAACCACGCGAACTGATGAGCATACCGGATGAAGAACGCGCAGGTTTAGCAGAAATGTTTCAGCGCACCAATTATGGTATCGATAAATTAGACATTTTAAAGGGCAATATTGGCTATTTATCTTTTAACACGTTGATATCCCCCGAATTCGCGGGCGAAGTTTACGACGCTATGATGCTATACGTTGCCCATACCGAAGCGCTTATTATCGACCTGCGCAAATGTGGGGGCAGCATGTCGCCTGATGCAGTGCCTTATTTTTGCAGTTATTTTTTCCAGTCGCCTGTACATTTAAATGATACTTATTTCGGCAAAGATGCAAAGCTCACCCAATCATGGACCTACGCGCACGTAAACGGCCGCAAATATTTAAACAAACCCATATACATATTAACCAGCCGTAGTACATTTTCGGGCGCCGAAGAAATGGCGTACGATCTTCAGGCACTTAAGCGTGCCACTGTTGTTGGCCAGCCCACAGGTGGTGGAGCCAATCCTGGTGGTATAGTTAGGTTAACGGGGCATTTCAGGATGTTTGTTCCGGTAGGTAAAGTGGTGAACCCAATAACTAAAAGCAACTGGGAGCACGTCGGCGTACAACCCGATACGGTTATCAATGCAAGGCTTGCCCTGCAAAAAGCGCAGGAACTCGCCATGCTGTCATCTATAAAAGCTGCCAATGACGACAGATGGAAAGGCGCGCTAAAAGATTGGATGGCAGAAGTTGTAGCAAGCGCACCTAAACTTAAACCCGTTACCTTTGAATTGCAAGGCTTTGAAAACGCAAAGGAAGTATACGTAGCTGGATCGTTTAACGATTGGGATCAACACGCCTCACAAATGTTACGCAAGGGCAATAAATGGGTGGTAGTTACCGAAACTGAACAGGGCAAAACCACCTATAAATTTATTGTAGACGGTAAATGGATATCCGATCCGGGTAACGCCCAAACCGAAGGACCTAACGGCGATTCTGTAATAGTTGTTGAATAA
- a CDS encoding rhodanese-like domain-containing protein → MKEISVQELKEKLDKGEDFQLIDVREDFEYETSNLGGLSIPLGGILIEADKVSKDKPVVIMCRSGKRSAAAIMQLEGQGYTNLSNLQGGILAWKAEIDPELNVY, encoded by the coding sequence ATGAAAGAAATAAGCGTACAGGAACTAAAAGAGAAATTAGATAAAGGCGAGGATTTTCAACTGATTGACGTTCGCGAAGATTTTGAATACGAAACATCGAACCTTGGCGGGCTATCAATACCGCTTGGCGGAATTCTGATTGAGGCGGACAAAGTATCGAAAGATAAACCTGTAGTGATCATGTGCCGCAGCGGAAAACGCAGCGCGGCAGCCATTATGCAGTTAGAGGGGCAAGGCTACACCAATCTTAGCAACCTGCAAGGCGGCATTTTAGCCTGGAAGGCCGAAATAGACCCTGAGCTTAACGTTTACTAA
- a CDS encoding DUF6358 family protein translates to MGKKVALNVLYNIGIFLCIIITYSAIAHARYEYVLACAFIAGILITLKVKLIKDVKNSQKP, encoded by the coding sequence ATGGGGAAAAAAGTAGCCCTGAATGTGCTTTATAACATAGGCATATTTTTGTGTATCATAATCACCTATTCTGCAATTGCACATGCACGTTATGAGTATGTACTTGCCTGCGCGTTTATAGCGGGCATATTGATCACCTTAAAGGTAAAATTGATAAAGGACGTTAAAAACAGCCAAAAACCATAA
- a CDS encoding YdcF family protein, with protein MFFILSKVLLVFILPLTWVFALMLYALLTKKQRLKQRLLLIATILLYFFSNRFTITAFARVWDVAPYKQLNVKYSSAILLGGFVSRDSGGNPYFNWAADRYTKATDLLSTGAVSHLLFTGGYSDIYPDGFAEADFVKQELKKKDFADSLILLDRKARNTLENALFSKKLLDSAHLKPPYMLVTSAFHMRRARLIFKKAGIDVVPYPTNNLFDAKHLYLEDFLPSADALGKWNLYIKEFFGYLTVYFS; from the coding sequence ATGTTTTTTATACTGTCTAAAGTGCTCCTGGTATTTATTTTACCGCTCACCTGGGTTTTCGCCTTAATGCTTTATGCGCTTTTAACAAAAAAACAACGGCTGAAACAACGGTTACTGCTAATAGCAACCATTCTTTTATATTTTTTTTCGAACCGGTTTACCATAACCGCCTTTGCCAGGGTATGGGATGTAGCACCTTATAAACAACTGAATGTTAAATATAGCAGTGCTATTCTTTTAGGAGGATTTGTATCCAGGGACAGCGGGGGGAACCCCTATTTTAACTGGGCAGCTGACCGTTATACCAAAGCGACCGACCTGTTATCTACAGGCGCTGTGTCACACTTGCTGTTTACGGGCGGGTATTCTGACATTTATCCGGATGGGTTTGCCGAAGCCGATTTTGTAAAGCAGGAATTAAAAAAGAAGGACTTTGCAGACAGCCTTATACTTTTAGACAGAAAGGCGCGTAATACTTTAGAGAATGCACTGTTTTCTAAAAAGCTGTTAGATAGCGCGCATTTAAAGCCGCCATATATGTTGGTAACATCGGCTTTTCATATGCGTCGGGCGCGGCTGATTTTTAAAAAGGCGGGTATTGATGTTGTGCCCTACCCGACAAATAATCTCTTTGACGCGAAGCACCTGTATTTAGAAGATTTTTTGCCCTCGGCAGACGCATTGGGAAAATGGAACTTATATATTAAGGAATTTTTTGGTTATTTAACCGTTTACTTTAGTTAA